A genomic window from Labrus bergylta chromosome 7, fLabBer1.1, whole genome shotgun sequence includes:
- the si:dkey-12e7.4 gene encoding C-signal: MSGVMNFKNCGSVLITGASRGLGLQIVDSLANGGFSPGKIIATTRHPASAQKLHELAANHPYIHVIPMDVLNQESIEKSVEEVGQLVQEEGLNCLINNAGINLVADFHTVTAEQMIENFHTNAVAPLMITKAFLPLLKRAASRGGAGSEASMGIQRAAVINVTSLLGSVELNWGERAKNFKWYPYRTSKSALNMVSRCMAVDLEPDGILCMAIHPGWVRTDMGGSEAPLSPEESISSILSVIGGLTEKDHGSFLNFTGEVLPW; this comes from the exons ATGAGTGGTGTCATGAATTTCAAAAACTGCGGCTCTGTGCTGATAACGGGAGCCAGCCGTGGGCTCGGGCTGCAGATAGTCGACAGCCTGGCCAATGGAGGTTTTTCACCCGGCAAGATTATAGCCACGACCAGACACCCAGCGAGCGCACAG AAACTTCACGAACTGGCAGCGAATCATCCCTACATCCACGTTATCCCTATGG ATGTATTGAACCAGGAGAGTATAGAGAAGTCTGTGGAAGAGGTTGGCCAACTCGTACAAGAAGAGGGTCTGAACTGCCTGATCAACAATGCTGGGATCAACCTGGTGGCCGACTTTCATACCGTCACTGCAGAGCAGATGATAGAAAACTTTCACACCAATGCTGTGGCTCCTCTGATGATCACCAAG GCCTTCCTGCCTCTATTGAAGAGAGCTGCATcaagaggaggagcaggcagTGAAGCGAGCATGGGCATCCAGAGGGCAGCAGTCATTAACGTGACCTCTCTGCTTGGCTCTGTGGAGCTTAACTGGGGAGAACGGGCCAAAAACTTCAAATGGTACCCTTACAGGACGTCCAAG AGTGCCCTAAACATGGTGAGTCGCTGCATGGCAGTGGACCTGGAGCCTGATGGGATCCTCTGTATGGCCATACATCCTGGCTGGGTCCGCACTGATATGGGGGGGTCTGAG GCTCCACTGAGTCCAGAGGAGAGCATCTCATCTATCCTGTCTGTGATTGGTGGACTGACTGAAAAAGACCATGGGTCATTTCTGAACTTTACAGGAGAGGTGTTGCCGTGGTAA